A stretch of DNA from Coccidioides posadasii str. Silveira chromosome 4, complete sequence:
GCCTGCGCAATCCCCTCCTCTCCACCATCCCGTTCCTCAGCATGTCTCCACGGTACCCATGATGCGCTCACCACCACCTCCCACCACCCAGCAACCGCAACAATCCAGCTATGGAAACCCGTATCAGCCAGCTCCCGCACAGGGGGGTAGCGGCACATTCGCGCCCAATTTCGGCGGCTTCATGACAGATCCCACGACGCACATGGGCTTTCAGGTTGGGAAATCAGCCATGATGGCTGGTCAGGAATATATGGAGCAGAATGTAAGGCTGCCCTACTCTTTGATAAGAATGCGCTCTAACACACCCACCTCGGCAGCTTAACCGATATGTCTCGATCCCGGCGTTGAAACATTACTTCAACGTTTCCAACTCCTACGTAATTAAGAAACTCGGCCTCGTTCTCTTTCCCTGGCGCCACAAACCCTGGTCTCGACAGCAAGGACGCCTCTCTTCCTCAACGACCGGTCCCAATGGCCAGATTTCTCAGGCCCAATACACCTCAATTTACCTCCCACCTCGCGATGACATCAATTCCCCTGATATGTATATCCCTGCCATGGCGTTGGTGACGTATATCCTACTTTCCGCTGTCCTGGCCGGCTTCCGTGGTAGCTTCCACCCGGAGCTGTTGGGCTCAATAACTACAACAGCACTGGCCGTTGTGATATTTGAGATCATTTGCCTAAAAGTTGCAATGTACATTCTCAGCATCAGTAACGACTCTCAACTCCTGGACTTGGTCGCCTATTCCGGATATAAGTTCGTCGGCATCATTCTCACTCTAGTTGCGGCGGAAACCCTAAGCCCGGGACGAGGCACTGGAGGCTGGGTCGGATGGCTTGTTTTCACCTATACCTTTCTCGCAAATTCCTTTTTCTTGGTAAGTCTTTTCCGGCATCTCTACGATGGACGGAACTAACATCTCCTCCCAGCTCCGTTCCCTGAAATATGTCCTCCTGCCCGACTCTTCAAGCGATGGCCCGATCCGTGGAGGAACTATGCCCACTGTAGCCCGCTCCCAACGGAACCGACGTACCCAATTTCTTTTCATATATTCCTACATCATGCAATTCCTCTTCATGTGGGTCCTCAGCCGGCTGGATCCCATCACATCAACATCCGCTCCGAAGACCAAGCCTCCCACTGTTCCCGCATAAGCGAGGAATCTCCAAATAATGACCTAGAGATTTTCAGCTTCCCTTCCCCTTTTCCTAATGTGTGTTGGCAGGTAATTAAAAAGGATGCGAAACAAAAAGGAGCGTGCATGGACTGTTGCAACCAGTTTCCGAACCTAACTGGTGTACGAGTATATTTTAATCGGATGATTGTCCAACTTTGGTAAGGTCTACATGTTTACATGTGGGTGTCGTGGGCTAAATTTCTATTTTGGCTTGTGTGATGTTATTGGGCTCGCATTAGTTCAGCTATGTTTTATTTCACATATTCTAACACCTTTGTCCAAACCTGGTGCTCTTTCGCgattcagattcttctcatATTTAATACCC
This window harbors:
- a CDS encoding uncharacterized protein (antiSMASH:Cluster_4.1~BUSCO:447424at4751~EggNog:ENOG410PGDI~COG:S~TransMembrane:5 (i173-193o205-226i238-256o268-286i322-339o)~BUSCO:11239at33183) — protein: MHRTPFQAPPPAQSPPLHHPVPQHVSTVPMMRSPPPPTTQQPQQSSYGNPYQPAPAQGGSGTFAPNFGGFMTDPTTHMGFQVGKSAMMAGQEYMEQNLNRYVSIPALKHYFNVSNSYVIKKLGLVLFPWRHKPWSRQQGRLSSSTTGPNGQISQAQYTSIYLPPRDDINSPDMYIPAMALVTYILLSAVLAGFRGSFHPELLGSITTTALAVVIFEIICLKVAMYILSISNDSQLLDLVAYSGYKFVGIILTLVAAETLSPGRGTGGWVGWLVFTYTFLANSFFLLRSLKYVLLPDSSSDGPIRGGTMPTVARSQRNRRTQFLFIYSYIMQFLFMWVLSRLDPITSTSAPKTKPPTVPA